TGCTAAGTTCTTCTTCTTTGCCTATGCCGTAATATAGAATATAATCCTTTGCGTTTTTAAATTGCTCTCTTCTACTAATCATTTTAGGTTAGCCCTACTCTTGTATTCAGTATATATAAAGCAGTCTTCACATTCGCCTCCGTGCTCTGAGCAGTTAACATCCTTATGCTCCCAGCAGTTTTGATTTTCGCTTTTATAGGCAGGACACTTAACGCATACGCTTTCTGAAGAACAGCGCATTTCAAAGCATCTTCCCAGAGGGGCTTTGCTGTCTTTGCTTTCTAGTTGTTTTCTTCTAAACCAGTTTATCAATGCATCAACCACCTGAGCATCTAACTGAGTGCCTCTTGCTGTTTTAAGCTGATTTAATGCCTGATCAAAAGGAAGAGCCTTTCTATATTCACGGCTTAATATTTTAGCTAGATAGGTTTGAATAACCGCTATAATTTTAGCGCCTAATGGTATTTCCTCGCCCTTAAGCTGTTCTGGATATCCAAAGCCATCTATGCGCTCATGGTGGTATCTTATGTAGGAAGCAATTCTAGGATTTCCTACTGTAGCTTCAATTATTGATGCACCTGCATCTGCGTGAAGCTTCATCATTTCATATTCTATTTCGTCATACTTGCCCTGCTTGGTTAGTATCTTATCAGACAAGCCTATAACCCCTATATTGCTTAGGTATGCAGCAAGAGCTATCTCTTTAGTAGCTTCCTTTGAAAGCTTAAGCTCTCTGCAGATAATTACAGCATATCGGTACATAAGCTCTGAATAGCCTATGGTATGTTTGCTTAAATTATCAACCAGCTTAGCCAGAGTCTTTAGGACATGGATATAGGAAGCTGATATTTTTTCAAAGCTCTTGTGGTTGTTTAAAATATCCACTATTCTTTGTGATAGAACCTTAAGAGCTGCTATTTGATAATCCTTCATATCTATATTGTCATTGTACCAAAACGCAGCCAAACCATTTCCTTTTTCGGAAGCTACCCTTACAAGCAGAAGCATTTCCATTTCTTCTGCTACAAAGTAAGGTGGTATTTTAAAATAATTTTTATTGCTCTTATTTAAAAATACGTATTGGTTATTAGAAACAAGCTCAAATAACAAGGAATGAGTTTTAGAATCGTTTATTAAATGGGTCTTTATGTTTTCATCTAAGCCAATTATTTCTTCCAATTTATACTGTCCATTCTCCTCTAGAATAAACAGGGAGCCATTGGCATTGATTGACCTCATAGCTACTTCTAAAATAACATTAAGCATGCTTTTTATATCAGTAAAGAAGGAAGAAACATTTTTTACTGCTTTTCTAGAAGAAACAATTAGCTTCATTCTGCTTCTCAAATCCTCTGTCTCTATTAAAGCTGTTAAAACAGGATTCATTTTGCTGCTAATATTATTCAATCTATCCTTATCACTAGAGGAAAGCTTTGAAACAGGCCCAATTGCAAGGAGGCACTTTTTATTTTCAAAAGACACTCCAATTAAGGGGACTTCGCCATATTTAAAGCTATCAATTTCCTTAGGAA
The genomic region above belongs to Clostridium swellfunianum and contains:
- a CDS encoding HD-GYP domain-containing protein → MIMFNSLSLSILILVLVLIIILISTVSFIKIKKLKRLRALDSSVEKLLNSLNFNDSLEANLTEMLSILPSLIAAPSYALYIYDSKNNTYLLKAIRQSVNGNAQISPAYSGLLPYKKESFFMPHTLPVDMLPKEIDSFKYGEVPLIGVSFENKKCLLAIGPVSKLSSSDKDRLNNISSKMNPVLTALIETEDLRSRMKLIVSSRKAVKNVSSFFTDIKSMLNVILEVAMRSINANGSLFILEENGQYKLEEIIGLDENIKTHLINDSKTHSLLFELVSNNQYVFLNKSNKNYFKIPPYFVAEEMEMLLLVRVASEKGNGLAAFWYNDNIDMKDYQIAALKVLSQRIVDILNNHKSFEKISASYIHVLKTLAKLVDNLSKHTIGYSELMYRYAVIICRELKLSKEATKEIALAAYLSNIGVIGLSDKILTKQGKYDEIEYEMMKLHADAGASIIEATVGNPRIASYIRYHHERIDGFGYPEQLKGEEIPLGAKIIAVIQTYLAKILSREYRKALPFDQALNQLKTARGTQLDAQVVDALINWFRRKQLESKDSKAPLGRCFEMRCSSESVCVKCPAYKSENQNCWEHKDVNCSEHGGECEDCFIYTEYKSRANLK